One Methylosarcina fibrata AML-C10 DNA segment encodes these proteins:
- a CDS encoding alginate export family protein, which yields MPMAYRSLLLLPSLTMGFPAYGESGTEPAPPAFKTLRYEENYRAMKDPKKRHGLGDDVKYIALPFLPDAYLSLGGELRERYQNLHGYEFGLAEFKDDDYLLHRVLLHGDLHLGKHFRTFVQFGSHYVFGKANEKSPVEEDHFDLPQGFAEVQWPLGSHTLTIRGGRQEMSFGSERLVSVRNNPNIRRSFDAVRAGFKGGGFTVDAFYAVPLELRRGVLDDRDDDGQRFWGLYSVFNRPAARYAPNMDFYYLGLDRSGADYTQGIADEHRHTLGTRLWQRSGSWDYNFEFAYQFGRFGKDAISAWTAASDTGYRWAHVALKPRLGLKMDIISGDDNPHDRTLKTFNPLFPKLAYFSENALVVPANLMNIYPYVDFEIAEGVELSLGWDFLWRYSVHDAFYVNPFQPLEGTEQSRERSIGSELTLDAGWQVNRNIQLNFAYVHLFTGGSLRSVKAEDVDFLMLMASYRF from the coding sequence ATGCCCATGGCTTATCGGAGTTTGCTGCTCCTGCCGAGTCTGACGATGGGCTTTCCTGCTTATGGGGAGTCCGGCACCGAACCTGCGCCGCCCGCCTTTAAAACCCTTCGCTACGAAGAAAATTATCGGGCGATGAAAGATCCCAAAAAGCGGCACGGTTTGGGAGACGACGTCAAATACATCGCCCTGCCGTTTCTTCCGGACGCCTATTTAAGCCTGGGCGGCGAGTTGCGGGAACGTTACCAGAACCTTCACGGTTATGAGTTCGGCCTGGCGGAATTCAAAGACGACGATTATCTCCTTCACCGAGTTTTGCTGCACGGCGATTTGCATCTGGGCAAGCACTTTCGTACCTTTGTCCAGTTCGGCAGCCATTATGTGTTCGGCAAGGCCAACGAAAAATCCCCGGTCGAAGAAGACCATTTCGACCTGCCGCAAGGTTTCGCGGAAGTGCAATGGCCTTTGGGAAGCCATACGCTGACGATCCGCGGCGGCAGGCAGGAAATGAGTTTCGGTTCCGAGCGGCTGGTTTCCGTCCGCAATAATCCGAACATTCGCCGCAGTTTCGATGCGGTGCGCGCCGGTTTCAAGGGCGGCGGTTTTACGGTGGACGCCTTTTATGCCGTGCCGCTGGAATTAAGGCGAGGCGTATTGGACGACCGGGACGACGACGGCCAGCGCTTCTGGGGCCTTTATTCCGTATTCAACCGGCCGGCGGCCCGGTATGCCCCCAACATGGATTTTTACTACCTCGGCCTGGACCGGTCCGGTGCGGATTACACACAAGGCATTGCCGACGAGCATCGGCATACCCTCGGCACCCGGTTATGGCAGAGGTCCGGAAGCTGGGATTACAATTTCGAATTCGCCTACCAATTCGGCCGTTTCGGCAAGGATGCGATTTCGGCATGGACCGCGGCGTCGGATACGGGTTACCGCTGGGCGCATGTGGCTCTCAAACCGCGGCTGGGATTGAAAATGGACATCATCAGCGGCGACGACAATCCTCATGACCGTACCCTGAAAACCTTCAATCCCTTGTTTCCCAAATTGGCCTATTTTTCCGAAAACGCGTTGGTCGTGCCGGCGAATTTAATGAATATTTATCCCTATGTCGATTTCGAAATCGCGGAAGGCGTGGAATTGAGCCTGGGCTGGGATTTTCTCTGGCGTTACAGTGTCCACGATGCGTTTTACGTCAACCCGTTCCAGCCGCTGGAGGGCACGGAACAAAGCCGTGAACGCTCTATCGGCAGCGAGCTGACGTTGGATGCGGGCTGGCAGGTCAACCGCAACATTCAGTTGAATTTCGCTTACGTCCATTTGTTTACGGGCGGCTCGCTGCGTTCCGTCAAAGCCGAGGACGTCGATTTTCTGATGCTGATGGCCAGTTATCGATTTTAA
- a CDS encoding amidohydrolase: protein MNTAPTPDTIFRNGRFTTLDRKNPEAHAVAVKDGVFLRVGDEAAVMKLATASTPVVDLKGKRVIPGFIDSHLHLIRGGLSYLMELRWDGVPDVATALTMLKQQVAITPPPQWVRVVGGFTEHQFAEKRLPTLEEINAIAPDTPVFILHLYDRALLNRAALRACGYDKNTPDPPGGEIQRDGSGQPTGLLIARPNAMILYAALAKGPKLAPEDQLISSRHFMRELNRLGVTSAIDAGGGFQNYPEDYRVIEQLARDKQLTIRIAYNLFTQRPGKELEDFQAWTQQLKPGQGSPMYRHNGAGEMLVFSAADFEDFKEPRPDLAASLEDELYRVVRHLAENRWPFRIHGTYDESISRFLDVFERVNAEFPLNGLNWFIDHAETVTQRNLDRIKALGGGIAIQHRMAYQGEDFVARYGDKAAEATPPIQRMLATGIPVGMGTDATRVASYNPWIGIYWLATGKTVGGLTLYPPAHRLSREEALRLYTEGSAWFSTEHGKKGAIVAGQYADFAVLPEDMMTIADDDLKNLNAVMTVVGGEIVYGDREFKEFDPPALPISPSWSPVIRYGGYHMAARQAHPNALARACACGTACGIHGHAHARAFQSPVPAADLKSFWGVLGCSCWA from the coding sequence ATGAATACCGCCCCTACGCCGGACACGATTTTCAGAAACGGCCGTTTTACCACGCTGGACCGCAAAAACCCCGAAGCCCACGCCGTCGCCGTCAAGGACGGCGTGTTCCTCCGCGTCGGCGACGAGGCTGCGGTCATGAAACTGGCCACCGCGTCCACTCCGGTCGTTGACCTCAAAGGCAAGCGCGTCATACCGGGTTTTATCGACAGCCATCTGCACCTCATTAGAGGCGGCTTGAGTTATTTGATGGAACTGCGCTGGGACGGCGTGCCGGACGTCGCAACCGCTCTGACAATGCTGAAGCAGCAAGTGGCGATCACGCCGCCGCCGCAATGGGTGCGCGTGGTCGGCGGCTTTACCGAACACCAGTTCGCGGAAAAGCGCCTGCCCACGCTGGAAGAAATCAATGCGATCGCGCCGGATACGCCCGTGTTTATCTTGCACTTATACGACCGCGCCCTGCTGAACCGCGCCGCATTGCGGGCATGCGGCTACGATAAAAACACCCCCGATCCGCCGGGCGGCGAAATTCAACGGGATGGAAGCGGCCAGCCGACCGGTTTGCTGATTGCGCGTCCGAATGCGATGATTCTGTACGCCGCCCTGGCCAAGGGGCCGAAACTGGCGCCGGAAGATCAACTGATTTCCAGCCGGCACTTTATGCGCGAACTGAACCGGCTGGGCGTAACCTCAGCGATCGACGCGGGCGGCGGTTTCCAGAATTATCCCGAAGACTATCGGGTGATCGAGCAACTTGCCCGAGACAAGCAGTTGACGATCCGCATCGCCTACAACCTGTTCACCCAACGGCCGGGCAAGGAACTGGAGGATTTCCAGGCCTGGACCCAGCAGCTCAAGCCCGGCCAAGGCTCCCCCATGTACCGCCACAACGGCGCAGGCGAAATGCTGGTGTTTTCCGCCGCCGATTTCGAGGATTTCAAGGAGCCGAGGCCCGATCTGGCGGCCAGCCTGGAAGACGAGCTTTACCGCGTCGTACGGCATCTGGCGGAAAACCGTTGGCCGTTCCGCATTCACGGCACTTATGACGAATCGATTTCCCGCTTTCTGGACGTGTTCGAGCGGGTCAATGCCGAGTTTCCCCTGAATGGCTTAAACTGGTTCATCGACCATGCCGAAACCGTCACCCAGCGCAACCTGGACCGTATCAAGGCGTTGGGCGGCGGCATTGCCATCCAGCACCGCATGGCTTACCAGGGCGAGGATTTCGTCGCGCGTTACGGCGACAAGGCGGCCGAAGCCACGCCGCCGATTCAACGGATGCTGGCCACCGGGATTCCCGTCGGCATGGGGACGGATGCCACGCGCGTCGCCAGCTATAACCCCTGGATCGGCATTTATTGGCTGGCGACGGGCAAGACCGTGGGCGGACTGACCCTTTATCCGCCCGCCCATCGCCTGTCGCGCGAAGAGGCGTTGAGGTTGTACACCGAGGGCTCGGCGTGGTTTTCCACGGAACACGGCAAGAAAGGCGCGATCGTCGCCGGGCAGTATGCCGACTTTGCCGTGTTGCCCGAAGACATGATGACGATCGCGGACGACGATCTGAAAAACCTGAATGCCGTGATGACCGTCGTGGGCGGCGAGATCGTCTACGGCGACCGGGAATTCAAGGAATTCGACCCGCCCGCGCTACCGATTTCCCCGTCCTGGTCGCCGGTGATCCGATACGGCGGCTATCATATGGCCGCACGGCAGGCGCATCCCAACGCCCTGGCACGGGCCTGCGCCTGCGGCACGGCTTGCGGCATCCACGGCCATGCCCATGCCCGGGCTTTTCAAAGCCCTGTTCCGGCGGCCGATTTGAAAAGTTTCTGGGGCGTTTTGGGCTGCAGTTGTTGGGCGTGA
- the ycaC gene encoding isochorismate family cysteine hydrolase YcaC — protein MNAKYKKLNKDDAALLLVDHQSGLISLVQDFSPDDFKNNVIALADIGKFFQLPTILTTSFDEGPNGPIVPEILERFPDAPFIRRPGQINAWDNEDFVKAVKATGRRQLIIAGVVTDVCVTFPTLSALEEGYEVFVVTDASGTFNLTTRQSAWDRMSQAGAQLVNWFAVACELQRDWRNDMEGLATLLSNHLPNYRNLMTSYFKLQEAMKK, from the coding sequence ATGAATGCGAAATACAAAAAACTGAACAAAGACGATGCCGCCTTGCTGTTGGTCGACCACCAGTCCGGGCTGATTTCACTGGTGCAGGATTTCAGCCCCGACGACTTCAAAAACAACGTGATCGCGCTGGCCGACATCGGCAAATTCTTTCAGTTGCCGACGATATTGACGACCAGCTTCGACGAAGGCCCCAACGGGCCGATCGTTCCGGAAATTCTCGAACGCTTCCCCGATGCGCCTTTCATCCGCCGTCCCGGACAGATCAACGCCTGGGACAATGAAGATTTTGTGAAAGCAGTCAAAGCGACCGGACGCAGGCAACTGATCATCGCCGGGGTCGTGACCGACGTGTGCGTGACGTTCCCTACCTTGTCGGCTTTGGAAGAAGGTTATGAGGTCTTTGTCGTCACCGATGCGTCCGGCACGTTCAATTTGACCACCCGGCAGAGTGCGTGGGACCGCATGTCGCAGGCCGGCGCGCAACTGGTCAACTGGTTTGCGGTCGCCTGCGAATTGCAGCGGGACTGGCGCAACGACATGGAAGGACTGGCGACTTTGCTGTCGAATCACCTGCCTAATTACCGCAACCTGATGACCAGTTATTTCAAATTGCAGGAAGCGATGAAAAAATAG
- a CDS encoding pirin family protein — protein MTTRTLKQIIKALPATDGGGVKLLRSLGQSQAARLDPFLMLDEFSSTNADDYIAGFPDHPHRGFETVTYMLDGHMLHRDHLGNRGDLKPGSVQWMTAGRGIIHSEMPQQESGRMRGFQLWVNLPAREKMKPAAYRDIQPEDIPLLDLKDGSRVKVIAGSAQVAGRVVAGPVQGLSTEPLFLDVHLPADGHFVHPVAEGHNAFVYLYESSAEIGPTAQRQPLALHAVGVLSGGDHIEVHAGKEGASFLVLSAKPLREPVVQYGPFVMNTRDEIEQALADYREGQLV, from the coding sequence ATGACCACGCGTACATTGAAACAAATCATCAAGGCTTTGCCTGCCACCGACGGCGGCGGCGTCAAGCTGCTGCGTAGCCTGGGCCAATCCCAGGCGGCGCGCCTCGATCCCTTCCTGATGCTGGACGAATTTTCGTCGACCAACGCCGACGATTATATTGCCGGCTTTCCCGACCACCCGCACCGGGGTTTCGAGACGGTGACCTACATGCTCGACGGCCACATGCTGCATCGGGATCACTTGGGCAACCGCGGCGATTTGAAACCCGGTTCGGTGCAATGGATGACCGCCGGCCGCGGCATCATCCATTCCGAAATGCCGCAGCAGGAAAGCGGCCGCATGCGCGGTTTCCAACTGTGGGTGAATTTGCCGGCACGGGAAAAAATGAAGCCCGCCGCGTACCGGGACATTCAGCCGGAGGACATTCCCCTGCTCGACCTTAAGGACGGAAGCCGGGTAAAAGTCATTGCCGGCAGCGCACAAGTGGCAGGCCGGGTTGTCGCCGGACCCGTCCAGGGACTCAGTACCGAGCCTTTGTTCCTGGACGTCCATCTTCCGGCGGACGGCCATTTCGTCCACCCGGTTGCAGAAGGGCACAACGCCTTCGTATATCTTTACGAAAGCTCGGCCGAAATCGGCCCGACTGCCCAAAGGCAGCCCTTGGCACTCCATGCCGTCGGCGTACTTTCCGGTGGGGATCATATAGAGGTTCATGCCGGGAAGGAAGGTGCCTCTTTTCTGGTGCTTTCGGCCAAGCCCTTGCGCGAGCCGGTCGTTCAGTACGGTCCCTTCGTGATGAACACGCGCGATGAGATCGAACAGGCGCTTGCGGATTATCGGGAGGGGCAATTGGTATGA
- a CDS encoding FMN-dependent NADH-azoreductase, with amino-acid sequence MKTLLQINSSIFSSGGQSSQLADQFVAAWRSHHPNAQVILRDLAQAPLPHLDAQRVTAFFSAPEARTPEQRTLVAESDALINEIKQAEILVIGLPMYNFSIPSTLKAYFDQIARAGVTFRYTANGPEGLLTGKKAYIFAARGGLYAGTPLDGQTGYVRNFLGFLGITDVGFVYAEGLNMGEASKESALAEAKQQLASLAASDDVATAM; translated from the coding sequence ATGAAAACCCTGCTCCAAATCAACTCCAGCATTTTCTCTTCCGGCGGCCAGTCCAGCCAACTGGCCGACCAATTCGTCGCCGCCTGGCGCAGTCATCATCCGAATGCCCAAGTGATTCTTCGCGATCTGGCGCAGGCACCCCTGCCGCACCTGGACGCGCAGCGGGTAACCGCTTTTTTTTCAGCGCCCGAAGCGCGGACGCCGGAACAACGGACTTTGGTGGCCGAGTCGGACGCCCTGATCAATGAAATCAAACAAGCCGAGATCCTGGTGATCGGCCTGCCGATGTACAACTTCAGCATTCCGTCGACACTCAAGGCCTACTTCGATCAAATCGCCCGGGCCGGCGTGACGTTTCGTTACACGGCGAACGGCCCCGAAGGGCTGCTGACCGGCAAGAAGGCGTATATTTTCGCCGCTCGGGGCGGGCTGTACGCTGGCACGCCGCTTGACGGCCAAACCGGTTATGTACGGAACTTTCTGGGCTTTCTAGGCATCACCGACGTTGGGTTCGTGTATGCCGAAGGACTCAACATGGGCGAAGCCAGCAAGGAATCGGCATTGGCCGAAGCCAAACAGCAGCTCGCCTCTCTGGCAGCTTCCGATGATGTCGCTACAGCAATGTGA